Below is a window of Candidatus Binataceae bacterium DNA.
CCGCTTGCGGCCGAGCGCCAGGTTGCCGTGATGGTCAACCGTCCGTTCGGTGGCGGCGGTCTCTTCCGCAAGCTGCGCGGAAAGGCGCTGCCGCCGTGGGCGGCGGAGGCCGGATGCGGCAGTTGGGCCCAGTTCTTCCTCAAGTACATCGTGTCCCATCCGGCGGTGACCTGCGTTATTCCGGCGACCGACGACCTGGCGCACCTGGGCGAGGATCTCAAGGGGGGGCGAGGCCCGATGCCTGGCGACGCCGCGCGCCGCCGGATGGTGGAGTATTGGGACGCGATGTGACGCGATATCCGCGGGCGATCTTGTCATTGAGCTCCGCTAACGGTGGTTGACGCTTCGCCGCCGGCTGTGGGAATCTTTGATGTTCCGGCTGGAGGAGCGAATAATCACGGCTCCCGGGCGGGTTTTTCGCCGGCGCAAGATGCGTCGCCGCGGGACGCGCATGAGGCCCGCACCGATATAGATTTCTGGAGGCATCGTAATGGCTGAACAGGCTCAAGCGGCCGCCGATAGCGGTCTGCGTCCGATCGTTCCCTTTCTGAAGCTCGAACCCAGGCCGCACCTGATGGGCTCGAAGTGCGGAACCTGCGGAGCGGTCTTTATTGATACCCATCGGATCGCTTGCTCCAAATGCGGCGCGACCGAGGGTTTCAAAACGCTCGAACTCTCGGACAAGGGCAAAGTCTACGTCTTTTCGGTGGTCCATCAGTCCTTCCCCGGAATCAAGACGCCTTACATCACCGCGATCGTCGATCTGCCCGAAGGTGTCAGCGTCCGCAGCAATATCGTGGACGTCGATCCCGAGGACGTGCAGAAGAATCCCCGCCAGATGTTCGACATGCCGGTCGAGATGGTGACGAACGTGGTGTCCAAGGACCGCGAGGGCCACGAGGTCGTGGCGTTCGCCTTCAAGCCGAGCAAGAAGTAGAGCTATAGTTTAGATATCCGTCGACGAATCGGGGCGGAAGCGCGGATAGCGTCGCGGCCCCGCGGCCGGCTGGCCCGGCAGGAGGATCGGAGATGCAAAACGTTTACATACTGGGAACCGGGATGATCAAGTTCGGCCGCTATCCCAACAAGACCGTACCCGAACTCGGCGGCGAAGCCGCGATCATCGCGCTCAAGGACGCCGGCATTGCGATCAAGGACGTCGAGATGTTCGCCTGCGGCAATCTCTACCAGTCCAACGCGATGGTCGGGCAGAGGATCCTGCAGCAAATCGGCCAGACCGGCATCCCGGTGATTAACGTCGCCAACGCCTGCGCTACCGGCTCGACAGCCCTGCGCGAAGCCTACATGGCGGTCGCCTCGGGGATGTACGACGTTGCGATGGCGGTCGGCGTCGAGCAGATGGGCAAGCAGGGATTGCTCGGCGGTGGCGGCGGCGGCAGCGACCCGGCCTATAGCGCTGAAGGGCGCCTGGGCTCGGGCCTGATGCCGGCGGTATTCGGGCAGGCCGGGATCGAGCACATGCGCAAGTACGGCACCAAGATGGAGCACTTCGCCAAGATCTCGGTGAAGTCCCATCAGCACGCCACAAAGAATCCGTTCTCGCAGTACCGCAACGAAGTCACGCTCGAAGACGTGCTTAACGCGCGCATGATTTCGTATCCCAACACGCTCTACATGTGCTGCCCCACTGGCGACGGCGCCGCCGCCGCAGTTCTGGTCTCCGAG
It encodes the following:
- a CDS encoding thiolase family protein, which translates into the protein MQNVYILGTGMIKFGRYPNKTVPELGGEAAIIALKDAGIAIKDVEMFACGNLYQSNAMVGQRILQQIGQTGIPVINVANACATGSTALREAYMAVASGMYDVAMAVGVEQMGKQGLLGGGGGGSDPAYSAEGRLGSGLMPAVFGQAGIEHMRKYGTKMEHFAKISVKSHQHATKNPFSQYRNEVTLEDVLNARMISYPNTLYMCCPTGDGAAAAVLVSESKLKQLAAGRKRARIAASVLTSDPWTDRTAALPDVSTLTRRASKQAYEKAGVGPKDIALTELHDCFATAELVHYENLGLCGDGEAGAFIDSGGGKHPGLGGHDPVNVSGGLLSKGHPLGATGVANVCEVVWHLTGDERATDRQVPNAKVGQAHVIGLGSACTIHILTV
- a CDS encoding Zn-ribbon domain-containing OB-fold protein yields the protein MAEQAQAAADSGLRPIVPFLKLEPRPHLMGSKCGTCGAVFIDTHRIACSKCGATEGFKTLELSDKGKVYVFSVVHQSFPGIKTPYITAIVDLPEGVSVRSNIVDVDPEDVQKNPRQMFDMPVEMVTNVVSKDREGHEVVAFAFKPSKK